Genomic DNA from Melioribacteraceae bacterium 4301-Me:
GTGTAGACTACCCAAATATCAATAAACCGCTTCGAGAATCATTAGTTATTTTTGCTGCATTAGATTATTTAATTTCGTCGAGTACCGGTCCAATGCATTTAGCAGCGGCGTTGAGAGTTAAAACTATTTCTTTGTTTTGTCCATTAACTGCATGTTCACCAAAACTATGGGGACCAATAGGGAACCCGAATAAAATTATACTCCCTTCCGAGAACTATTGTAGTAATTTTTGTCCAGGCGACCCAAAGAAATGCAATTTTGAAGGTGAAGGTGGGATATCTGTAGAAAATATATTTCAAGCTTTATATGCATGGATTAATCAAAAATAGTTCATAACAAGATATAATCTTTAAAGTAAATTGTTAAAAATTATGGAGATAGAGCAAGCTCTATAAAAAGACAAAAAAACATGCCTTACTATTCTTTGCGTTACGAACTATATATTATTTATTTTTGCTTGTCGATTTTTAGAAAAAATATCAGCGAAGAAATATGAAAAGCAATGATTCAGAAATAAAGAGGCCTAAAAATTTTATTTATGAAATAATTGAAGAAGATTTAAAAACAAATAAATGGGGCGGCAGAGTTCATACACGTTTCCCACCCGAACCGAATGGATATTTGCACATTGGCCATGCTAAATCTATTTGTTTGAATTATGGCATCGCTAAAGATTTCAACGGTAAATTTAATTTGCGATTTGATGATACAAATCCAGAAAAAGAAGAGACAGAATACGTTGAATCTATTATTGAAGATGTTAAATGGTTAGGTGCAGATTTTGGCGAAAAAGTTTTATATGCATCAGATTATTTTGAACAAATGTACCTATGGGCAGTTGAGTTAATTAAAAAAGGTAAAGCTTATGTGTGTGATTTAAGTGCTGAAGAAATTAGAGAAACAAGAGGTACATTAACAGTACCAGGTAAGGAAAGTCCCTATAGAAACAGGAGTATAGAAGAAAACCTTGACTTGTTTGAACGAATGCGAAAAGGCGAATTTCCGAATGGCGCAAAGACTTTACGTGCTAAAATTGATATGTCGTCGCCCAACTTGAATTTAAGAGACCCTGTAATGTACAGAATAATTCACCAAGAGCATCATAGACAAGGTAACAAGTGGTGTATTTATCCAACTTACGACTGGGCACATGGTTTAGAAGATTCAATTGAGGGAATTACACACTCAATTTGTACACTAGAATTTGAAAACCATAGACCATTATATGATTGGTTTTTAAATGAGTTGGGTATCTATCATCCGCAGCAAATAGAATTTGCAAGATTAAATTTATCCTACACTGTAATGAGTAAACGTAGATTATTACAGTTAGTTCAAGAAAAATATGTTGATGGATGGGATGACCCTCGGATGCCAACAATCTCTGGTTTAAGACGAAGAGGATACACACCACAGGCAATTAGAAATTTCACAGAAATTATAGGCGTTGCAAAACGTGATGCTTTGACTGATTATGCACTGTTAGAATATGCAATTAGAGATGAGTTAAATAAACATGCTCAAAGAGTAATGGCAGTTCTGCGCCCTCTTAAGGTTAAGTTAATTAATTATCCTGATGATAAGATTGAATATGTTGATGCAATTAATAATCCTGAAGACCCATCTGCAGGAACGCGTAAGTTACCTTTCTGCAAAGAAATATTTATTGAACAAACAGATTTTATGGAGAACCCGCCAAAAGGTTATTATCGTTTAACTCAAGGTGCTGAAGTAAGGCTGCGGTACGCATATATAATTAAGTGTGAAAAAGTAATTAAGAATAATAATGGTGAAATTGTTGAGCTCCATTGTACTTATGACCCGGCAACTAAAAGTGGGAGTGGTACAAGCAACAAAAAAGTAAAAGGGGTGATACATTGGGTTTCTGCTCACCATTCCTTAAAAGCTGAAGTGCGTTTGTACGATAGACTATTTACAATTGAAAACCCAGGTGAGAAAGAGAACTGGAAAGATTATATTAATCCTAATTCTCTTGAAATAATAACAGATGCATTAGTTGAACCTTCACTTAGCAATGCAAAGCCGGGCGATAAGTTCCAATTTGAAAGACTTGGATACTTCTGTGTCGATACAAAATATTCAACAAAAGAAAAATTGGTGTTTAACCGAACCGTTAGCATAAAAGATAGCTGGACTAAAAAGAGTTAGTCTCTCGCTTTCTCAAAACAATTAGTGACTACTTATGCAAATAGAGCATATTCAACGAGCAATTTTTTTGCAATAAAATCCTAATAAAACAGAAAGACATCTTCTTGGGATAATCCCTGAGAAAACAAAAATGGTTAATTTATTGGGCGATATAAAATTTACATTATAATTCACTGCTGTCCAAAATAATTTTGAAATCAAATCCCGAAGGGATGAATTACCAAATAAGTTCAGAAAACTTCAAGATTTTGGACTATTCTACTTGTCTTGTAAATCAAACCCTATCTCGTCCATACGGGACTTTTAACTTCAGTTTGATATTTATTTATTCTATAACTATATAATCCCTAAAGGGATTACATTGGTTTATGCATAATCAAAACTTTATTGTCCCGTCAGAACAAAATATTTATAGGATAAAGAACAAAGAAATAGATTAAGTCCATTTAGGGACGAGACAAAAAATATATTGGACAGATATGTTATAATTAGTGAAATTCTTGTCTGCTTTTGGCAAGAACATTTAGGAGTTGTAATCTGAAAATTAAACTAAAATTGTTGTTACGAGGACTCCCGACTATAAAGGGTTTTCAGGAGTAATGAGTCGGGACGACGAAGTAACCTTTAACAAAACTTTTTTAATGGTTTGACTTTTTTAGTGTTTTGCTGCCTTGTTACTTCGTTCCTCGCAATAACAATTTTTAAGTTGTGCAACAGGCTCTGCCTACTGACAGGTTTTTTTGCCAATAGGTAGTATACATTTGCGATAATAATGAACCATGAAGTTGGTGAATAATCATAAAAAAATATTCTCTTACAGATTATTAAATACCATAATCAAATAGCACTTTCCCCAGATTCTTCAGTTCTAATTCTTATTGCATCTTCTACATTGTAGATAAATATTTTGCCGTCTCCAACTTCACCTGTTTTTGATGTTTTAATAATTATTTCTATTGCGCTTTCGGCTCTGTGATCAGGGCAAACCAGCTCGATTTTTATTTTTGGAGTAAAATTAATATTGTATTCAGTACCCCGGTAAACTTCTTTGTGTCCTTTTTGTCTACCGTAACCTCTAACTTCAGTTACAGTAAGACCGGGAAAATTAGCATTGCTCAGTGCATCTTGTACTTCATCTAATTTGTGTGGTCTTATTATTGCTTCTATTTTTTTCATATTTAAAGCCTCATTAGTTTTTATGTTAGAAAAATAGTTAATTATTAATTGTTACATACTAATTCCTATTACGTAAAACAAATTCTCAGAAGACGGATTAAGTATAATTGAGCCAAAGAGTGGGAAACTAAAACTTTCAGTTATTTTAACACTTTTTGAAGCAGTAAAGCCGAGATTGATAATACTAAAGTTTGAAACACCGTAGTATTTTGAATTATCACCTGGAGTTCCACCAAGAAACAGATTTAAATCTACGCCACTAACAGCAGTAGTATAATTTAATTGGAAGTAAATTGGATTATTAGCTACGTTATATAAAAAATAATTAAAAGAAAGTGAAATAGGTATATCTTGTGGTGCTGCATAATTAATATTTAATTCAATAAAGTGAGCACCTGGTCCCTCTGGATCATTATGATTGTGAATATTGCCAATTTTTGTTCCGCTATTTGGATTCGTGTAATCTGTAAAACCTAAACTCAGCGTGCCTGCTTTTGTGAGGCTAAGTGAATAGCTGGTATAAATATCGATTTCGTTTAGACCGTTAGGATTAGAAAGGGAATAAGCACCCCAGAAACCAAAGTTAAAATCACTGAAAGTAAATTTAATATTGGGTTGTAAGCTAGGCGTATTTTGACCAAGATCTATACCTCTCCAAATATACCTGCTTACCAAATCTGTACCCACAGATAATTCTTGTGCTTTTAATTGGTTTGTAAGTATTATTGAATAGGTGAATAAAATAATCAATGATAATTTTTTTATTAATGTGTTCATGTTATAATCTCCATATTGTTATTAAATTTTATGATAAATAAGCATTAAGGTGATACTTTTTCGAATTCGGGATAGCATTCTAATCCATGTTCACCAATATCTAAGCCTTCTAATTCTTCCTCGGGTTTTACTCTTAATCCAACAGTCTTTTGCAATATTTTAAACAAAATATAAGCGGTAGTGAAAGCCCAAATAAAAGCTGCAATTATACCAAGTGTTTGTACGCCTACAACAGACCAGGAGAAGCCATTTTTATCTAGGGCTCCGGCAAGCAAAGTACCCCAAGCACCACAAACACCATGAACAGATATTGCCCCTACGGGATCATCTATTTTTGCTTTTTTCTCAAAAAACAACACACTGAAAACAACAAGAATGCCTGCTGTAGCTCCTATAATAACTGAACTAGTTGCAGTAACATTTGCACAACCCGCAGTAATAGCTACAAGACCAGCAAGGGCACCATTGAAAGTCATAGTAGCTTCTGGTTTTTTAAAAATGACCCATGCTGTTATCATAGCTGCGCATGCACCTGCAGCGCCAGCTAAGTTTGTATTTACAGCAATTGAAGCTATATCTTTGTTTGCAGCAGTAGTGCTACCAGGGTTAAAACCAAACCAGCCGAACCAAAGTATAAATGTGCCAAGTGCAGCTAAAGTAAGGTTATGTCCAGGAATGGCTTTTACTTTACCATCTTTTGTGTATTTACCAATTCTTGCTCCAAGTATCATAGCTCCAGCTAAAGAGCACCATCCTCCAATGGAATGGACCACAGTAGAACCTGCAAAATCTATAAAACCAAGTTTTTCTAACCAGCCGCCACCATGAAATAATCCACCCCATGCCCATGAACCAAATATTGGGTAAATAACTGCTGAAATAACTGCTGAATAAATTAAGTATGCAATAAATTTTGTCCTTTCAGCCATAGCTCCTGAAACAATGGTAGCAGATGTTGCAGCAAAAACTACTTGAAACATCCAAAATGCAAATACCCACTGGTCTCCATTTTTAGAAAAATCAGAAAAGAAAAAACCCGAAGTACCAAACCAACCTGTATTGTTTATGCCGAACATTATTCCAAAGCCAATTGCCCAGAAGACAATTGATCCAACAGCAAAATCCATTAAATTTTTCATCAGAATATTGACTGTGTTTTTACTTCTGGTTAGACCAGCTTCTACCATGGCGAAACCAGCTTGCATAAAAAAAACTAAAAAAGCTGCAATTAGCGTCCATACATAATCGGCATGTGTTTGCACCTCTGCAATTTTCGCGGCATTGCTTTCGACTGTAGGCGATGCCTCTTGGGCAAATAGTATGACAGGTGAAAATAGCAGAAGAAATAAAATCAGTTTTTTATAATAACTCATTTATATACCTCCCTTTTTTGTGGTAGTTTGTTTTAGTGGTTATTTAGTTTTTGTGTCTAATAATTAACTTTGGTTAATCTGCTATTTATCCTAAATAAATATGTTATTAATTCTCATATACCTAAGAAAATAAGGAAATTCAATTCGCAAATATAAATTATTTTTTTCCTTTGTCAAGGCTTTTTTAGTTTTTTTATAAATTTTTAATTAATGTTTTATGATGATTTCGTGGTGTGGTTTGCCTAATACACACTTTTTTGCACTATGAGTTAGAGGGTGAATATGCCCTATATATTAGTGAGACGAGGATAACCACTCGTCTCACTTTTTGTTTCTTATAACATGTTAATCTAATTGATATCAATAATCGGTAGCAGGCATATATTCTGCAGCAGCATGTGTATTTTCATAGCCTTTGACCCCCATTTCAGGCATATCAAGTCCTTCAATTTCATCTTTTTCGCTAACTCGTAATCCTACTAATTTGTCGCATAGTTTAAAGAATGCATACATAACGGTAAAGACAAAAACGAAACAAACAATGCCGCCAATTAATTCAGCTAAAAATTGTTTAGGGTTGCCGTAAAATAATCCTCTTACATTTCCAGAAACTCCATTCCAGCCATCGCCATAAGTCCCATCGGCAAAAAGTCCTAGTGCTAATACTCCCCAAAAACCGTTAACACCATGGACAGCAACAGCTCCAACTGGGTCGTCAATTTTTAGTTTGTGGTCGAGGTAGAAAACAGAAATTACAACTAGGATTCCTGCGATAGCGCCAATCAATACAGCAATTGGGGCATTAACGAAAGCGCAAGGAGCAGTAATTGCAACTAAACCCGCTAGCATTCCATTAGCCATCATGCTTGGGTCTGGTTTCCCAAATCTTAACCACATAAATAGAGTAGCTGCAAATGCCCCACTTGCAGATGCTAGCATTGTATTTGTTGCAATAACACCTATTCTTAAATCATTTCCGGAAAGTGTTGAACCTGGGTTAAATCCAAACCAACCAAAAGCTAAAATGAATGTTCCAATGATTGCCATTGGTATATTATGCCCAGGGATAGCATTTGAAGAACCATCTTTGTTATATTTTCCAATCCTTGGCCCAAGAACGATTGCACCGGCCAAAGCTGCTACACCTCCAACTTCGTGTACTACAGAAGAACCTGCAAAATCAACATGACCGTGTCCTAGTCCGAAGTTAGCACCTAATTGAGCGAGCCAGCCGCCCCCCCAAACCCAATTCCCGAATAGTGGATAAACTACCATTGAGATAAAGAATCCGTAAATAATGAATGAAATAAATTTCCACCTTTCAGCCATTGCTCCTGTTGGTATGGTTGCTGTTGTATCCATAAATACCATTTGGAATAAAAATAAAGTAAATATTCCAACATCGTAAACTTGCGGGTTTAAGAAGAATCCTGTGAAACCAGCTAATCCAAAAGACTTTCCAAATAAAGTAATAGTTAGTTCATTTGTTAGACCTGGGGTCCCACCAAGATTTGCAATTCCACCAACTCCCCCAAACATTAGTGCAAAACCGCAAATCCAAAATCCTAAAACTCCAATACCATAAATAAGGAAGTTCATGCCCATTGTGTGAGCTACATTTTTTGCTCTTGTAAAACCAGTTTCAACCATTGCAAAGCCAGCTTGCATGAACATTACTAAGAAACCAGTAATTAGTGTCCACATAATGTTTGTAGCAATAATGTTGTGTCCAATTGCATTGCCAATTTCTTCAAGGGTAGGCTTTCCAGGTGTGGCCGCTGGTATATTTTTTATGTTACCTGTGTTAACACCGTTAGGATCGGCCTGTGAATAAATACTTTCTGGCATTGCTACAGTAAGAAGAGAAATTATTATAACAATGTAGAAAGCTGGACTATTAAATAATTTATTTTTCATAACTACTCCTATTATTTTATTATGATATAGTTTAGTTTTGATTTTGTTTATCTTGTATAAGATTGCTTACAAAAAGATGGAATGACTTTTAAATAATAATAGGTGAGGTGACCTGCGGTCTGCAATCAGTATCCTTTGAATTGTATATCAATGCTTTGGCTAAAAGTTTTGCTTTGTTTTTCCTTTGTAGATGAATTTTTTTCGATAAGTTTTTTTCTGAAGAATAATGAATATCTTCTATTATGTTCGTGAATTGGAGGCATTCTAAATTTTCCCATAATTTACATGAATCTTCAATTATAGAAGTGAGTTTTGAACTGCTCATAAGTGTTTGGTTAAAACAGTAAAAGATGAATTCAATTTCTAAAACCTGGTACTGCTTATTCTGCTTAATAAATTTTGTTAAGGGTTCTCTCTGAGATTTTAAAAAACTATTGTTTCCTAACTCTTGGCTTTCTTTACTAAAAGTGCAGCAGCTATTTGCTTGATTATGAAAATTTTTTGCTAAAATATTTTCTGCCTTGTTTGAACTCATTAACAAAAACAATAATATGTATATTAACTCGTATAACATTCTTATTTGCTTGTTGTGATAATAAGTTAGATAAGTAATCTATATTTAATAATAAAATAAGGCAAAAGAATAAATATACCTAAATAATTAAGTTTTCTTAACGCAATCATATAATAAAAATTTGCTTTTGTCAAGAGAAATTTTGATTTGTGAAGTGATGACTTGCTTTTTTAAATGCAATCTTAATTCTCACTTTTTTTTCATTAATTCTCATGTTTGAAAAGAAAACTTTAATATTTATTTAAGAGTTTTTGTCCACATTAAAAAATTTATTTTTATACAGAAATTTTGGATGTAGTTAAGTATCTTAAGTAAGCAAAGTTTTACTTTTTTGGCATGGTTCTTTTATCGTATAAAAAAGGTGTTTTGGCAAGTTAAAATGTTTTTACTAATTAAAACAAATATTATTATAAAATGCACTTAGTAAAAGAGGCTACAACCAAAAATTGTAGCCTTTTTTATTTTTAAAAGCGGAGGTGAAAAATGGCAAAAGTAAAAGGTGATATCATAATTGATATCGAAAAGTGTAAAGGTTGTGAGTTATGCACTGACGCTTGTCCACAAGAAACATTGGGGCTTTCATCAAAATTAAATTCAAAAGGTTATCATTATGTTGTTAAAGTAAAGGATAATTGTACAGGGTGCATTAACTGTGCTCTAGTTTGTCCTGAAGGTATAATTAAGGTATTTAGAAAAACGCTTAAAAAGATTGAATCAATGGCAGCGACTTCAAATGTCAATGATAATATAACATTTGCGGTGCGCCCATGAAAGAGTTAACATTGATGAAAGGCAATGAGGCATTAGCGGAAGCTGCAATTCGTTCAGGCTGCGATGCTTATTTTGGTTACCCAATTACTCCTCAATCTGAAGTTTTAGAATATTTGAGTTTGCATGCTGCAAAAAGAACCGGCATGGTAGTGCTTCAAGCTGAAAGTGAAGTAGCCGCAATCAATATGCTTTATGGTGCTGGCGGGACAGGCAAAAAAGTTATGACGAGTTCATCAAGCCCTGGCATTAGTTTGATGCAAGAGGGAATCTCGTATATAGCTTGTGCTGAAATTCCTTGTTTAATTGTTAATGTAGTTAGAGGTGGACCTGGACTTGGTACTATACAGCCTTCTCAAGGCGATTACTTTCAAGCGGTGAAGGGTGGTGGACATGGTGACTATAGGTTAATTGTATTGGCTCCTTCGACTGTCCAAGAAATGGTTGACTTTGTACCAAAAGCTTTTGATTTGGCATTCCGTTATAGGAATCCAGTCATGATTTTAGCCGATGGCGCACTTGGACAAATGATGGAAAAAGTTGAGTTGTTCGAGCCGATTCCACGCAAAACTAATATCGAACCGTGGGCTACGGTAGGTAAGCCGAAAACTCGACAAAGAAATATCCTGACTTCTTTACATATTGAACCAGATAAGATGGAACAGATAAATATTCATCTACAGAATAAATACAAAAAAATTCAACAAAACGAGGTTCAATATGAAAGTTATAAATGTGATGATGCCGAGATAATTCTAACGGCGTACGGATTAGTGGCAAGGATTTGTAAAAAAACAGCCGATATGGCTAGAGAAAAAGGAATTAAGGTAGGTGTCTTTAGACCAATAACATTATTTCCATTTCCGTATAATCAAATTCGAGAACTTGCTAATAAAGTTAAGGGAATTTTAGATGTTGAAATGAACGCTGGACAAATGATAGAAGATGTAAAACTTGCAATCGAAGGGAAGGTGCCTGTAGAGTTTCATGGCAGAATGGGTGGCGTAGTACCCACTCCAGATGAAATCCTTCTCAAAATTGAAGAAAAATTTGTAGGAGAACTTGTATGAATAACAATAAAGTTTCTGTTGAAGAAGAACATTACCAACAAATTATCGATGAAGAAAATATTTGCATTAAAGAAAACCTGGTTTATGAAAAACCTGCAACGTTATTAGACACGCCAATGCATTATTGCCCAGGCTGCGGTCATGGTGTTGCCCATAGACTTTTAGCAGAAGTAATTGATGAACTGGGAATTCAAGAAGATACTATAGGGGTTGCACCTGTTGGTTGTGCAGTTTTTGCTTATAATTATTTGGATATTGATATGCAGGAAGCCGCCCACGGTAGAGCTTCTGCAGTTGCTACAGGGATTAAAAGACTATTACCTGATAAATATGTTTTTTCTTATCAAGGTGATGGCGACCTGGCTGCAATAGGTACAGGAGAAACTATTCATACATGTAATCGCGGCGAGAATATATTAATTGTTTTTATAAATAATGGTATCTATGGAATGACTGGCGGACAGATGGCACCAACGACTTTAGTAGGTATGAAGTCTACTACTACACCATACGGTAGAGATACTAAAATAATGGGCAACCCACTAAAAATAACAGACCTTATTGCACAATTGCCCGGCGTTTATTATGCAACTCGCTGTGCTGTTAATACACCTAACAACGTTCGCAGAACAAAAAAGGCCTTGCTGAGAAGTTTTCAATATCAAAAAGAAAAAAAAGGTCTTTGCTTTGTCGAAATTGTTTCTAATTGTCCTTCTAATTGGAAAATGACCCCGTTGGAGTCAAATAAATGGCTTGAAGAAAATATGATTCCGTTTTATCCATTGGGTGACTTAAAATCCCCTGAAGGGAAATCTATTAAACCACAAAACGGAGAATAATTATGACTGAAGAAATTATTATTGCTGGATTTGGCGGACAGGGAGTTTTGTCTCTAGGACAAATATTATGTTATGCCGGCGTTATTGAAAATAAAGAAGTAAGCTGGATGCCTTCTTACGGACCAGAAATGCGGGGCGGAACAGCTAATTGTATTACTATTATCAGTGACCAAAAAATCAGCTCTCCAATTATATCTAAGTTCGACACTGTAATTGCATTAAATCAACCCTCACTGGATAAATTTGAAAG
This window encodes:
- a CDS encoding 3-methyl-2-oxobutanoate dehydrogenase subunit VorB, coding for MKELTLMKGNEALAEAAIRSGCDAYFGYPITPQSEVLEYLSLHAAKRTGMVVLQAESEVAAINMLYGAGGTGKKVMTSSSSPGISLMQEGISYIACAEIPCLIVNVVRGGPGLGTIQPSQGDYFQAVKGGGHGDYRLIVLAPSTVQEMVDFVPKAFDLAFRYRNPVMILADGALGQMMEKVELFEPIPRKTNIEPWATVGKPKTRQRNILTSLHIEPDKMEQINIHLQNKYKKIQQNEVQYESYKCDDAEIILTAYGLVARICKKTADMAREKGIKVGVFRPITLFPFPYNQIRELANKVKGILDVEMNAGQMIEDVKLAIEGKVPVEFHGRMGGVVPTPDEILLKIEEKFVGELV
- a CDS encoding TorF family putative porin, which gives rise to MNTLIKKLSLIILFTYSIILTNQLKAQELSVGTDLVSRYIWRGIDLGQNTPSLQPNIKFTFSDFNFGFWGAYSLSNPNGLNEIDIYTSYSLSLTKAGTLSLGFTDYTNPNSGTKIGNIHNHNDPEGPGAHFIELNINYAAPQDIPISLSFNYFLYNVANNPIYFQLNYTTAVSGVDLNLFLGGTPGDNSKYYGVSNFSIINLGFTASKSVKITESFSFPLFGSIILNPSSENLFYVIGISM
- a CDS encoding P-II family nitrogen regulator, with protein sequence MKKIEAIIRPHKLDEVQDALSNANFPGLTVTEVRGYGRQKGHKEVYRGTEYNINFTPKIKIELVCPDHRAESAIEIIIKTSKTGEVGDGKIFIYNVEDAIRIRTEESGESAI
- a CDS encoding ammonium transporter translates to MSYYKKLILFLLLFSPVILFAQEASPTVESNAAKIAEVQTHADYVWTLIAAFLVFFMQAGFAMVEAGLTRSKNTVNILMKNLMDFAVGSIVFWAIGFGIMFGINNTGWFGTSGFFFSDFSKNGDQWVFAFWMFQVVFAATSATIVSGAMAERTKFIAYLIYSAVISAVIYPIFGSWAWGGLFHGGGWLEKLGFIDFAGSTVVHSIGGWCSLAGAMILGARIGKYTKDGKVKAIPGHNLTLAALGTFILWFGWFGFNPGSTTAANKDIASIAVNTNLAGAAGACAAMITAWVIFKKPEATMTFNGALAGLVAITAGCANVTATSSVIIGATAGILVVFSVLFFEKKAKIDDPVGAISVHGVCGAWGTLLAGALDKNGFSWSVVGVQTLGIIAAFIWAFTTAYILFKILQKTVGLRVKPEEELEGLDIGEHGLECYPEFEKVSP
- a CDS encoding glutamine--tRNA ligase/YqeY domain fusion protein; amino-acid sequence: MKSNDSEIKRPKNFIYEIIEEDLKTNKWGGRVHTRFPPEPNGYLHIGHAKSICLNYGIAKDFNGKFNLRFDDTNPEKEETEYVESIIEDVKWLGADFGEKVLYASDYFEQMYLWAVELIKKGKAYVCDLSAEEIRETRGTLTVPGKESPYRNRSIEENLDLFERMRKGEFPNGAKTLRAKIDMSSPNLNLRDPVMYRIIHQEHHRQGNKWCIYPTYDWAHGLEDSIEGITHSICTLEFENHRPLYDWFLNELGIYHPQQIEFARLNLSYTVMSKRRLLQLVQEKYVDGWDDPRMPTISGLRRRGYTPQAIRNFTEIIGVAKRDALTDYALLEYAIRDELNKHAQRVMAVLRPLKVKLINYPDDKIEYVDAINNPEDPSAGTRKLPFCKEIFIEQTDFMENPPKGYYRLTQGAEVRLRYAYIIKCEKVIKNNNGEIVELHCTYDPATKSGSGTSNKKVKGVIHWVSAHHSLKAEVRLYDRLFTIENPGEKENWKDYINPNSLEIITDALVEPSLSNAKPGDKFQFERLGYFCVDTKYSTKEKLVFNRTVSIKDSWTKKS
- a CDS encoding ferredoxin family protein, which codes for MAKVKGDIIIDIEKCKGCELCTDACPQETLGLSSKLNSKGYHYVVKVKDNCTGCINCALVCPEGIIKVFRKTLKKIESMAATSNVNDNITFAVRP
- a CDS encoding ammonium transporter, with the translated sequence MKNKLFNSPAFYIVIIISLLTVAMPESIYSQADPNGVNTGNIKNIPAATPGKPTLEEIGNAIGHNIIATNIMWTLITGFLVMFMQAGFAMVETGFTRAKNVAHTMGMNFLIYGIGVLGFWICGFALMFGGVGGIANLGGTPGLTNELTITLFGKSFGLAGFTGFFLNPQVYDVGIFTLFLFQMVFMDTTATIPTGAMAERWKFISFIIYGFFISMVVYPLFGNWVWGGGWLAQLGANFGLGHGHVDFAGSSVVHEVGGVAALAGAIVLGPRIGKYNKDGSSNAIPGHNIPMAIIGTFILAFGWFGFNPGSTLSGNDLRIGVIATNTMLASASGAFAATLFMWLRFGKPDPSMMANGMLAGLVAITAPCAFVNAPIAVLIGAIAGILVVISVFYLDHKLKIDDPVGAVAVHGVNGFWGVLALGLFADGTYGDGWNGVSGNVRGLFYGNPKQFLAELIGGIVCFVFVFTVMYAFFKLCDKLVGLRVSEKDEIEGLDMPEMGVKGYENTHAAAEYMPATDY
- a CDS encoding thiamine pyrophosphate-dependent enzyme, giving the protein MDEENICIKENLVYEKPATLLDTPMHYCPGCGHGVAHRLLAEVIDELGIQEDTIGVAPVGCAVFAYNYLDIDMQEAAHGRASAVATGIKRLLPDKYVFSYQGDGDLAAIGTGETIHTCNRGENILIVFINNGIYGMTGGQMAPTTLVGMKSTTTPYGRDTKIMGNPLKITDLIAQLPGVYYATRCAVNTPNNVRRTKKALLRSFQYQKEKKGLCFVEIVSNCPSNWKMTPLESNKWLEENMIPFYPLGDLKSPEGKSIKPQNGE